A single region of the Cynocephalus volans isolate mCynVol1 chromosome 12, mCynVol1.pri, whole genome shotgun sequence genome encodes:
- the CIMAP1B gene encoding ciliary microtubule associated protein 1B isoform X1: MGSDAWVGPWRPHRPRGPIAALCRGPGPRYQLPPSTGYVRHDPSRPRAPAYTFGARFPAQRATCGPGPGHLVPARMTVRGPDGAPSYSIYGRPRHAAPFLTPGPGRYYPERAGSATYPSAPRHSIAPRNWGVPAEQRTPGPGTYTVPSLLGPRVVGKVSAPTFSMCGRSAVGSFCEDLSKTPGPCAYHVVSPAVYKPRAPQFTVLARTSLPEDDDRRPGPATYNVDQVARSLGSRPRKPRGWSFGIRHSDYVARLVTDVDD; the protein is encoded by the exons ATGGGCTCGGACGCCTGGGTCGGCCCCTGGCGGCCGCACCGGCCCCGCGGCCCCATCGCCGCGCTCTGCAGAGGCCCGGGGCCCAGATACCAGCTGCCGCCGAGCACCG GCTACGTCCGGCACGACCCGTCGCGGCCACGCGCCCCCGCCTACACCTTCGGCGCGCGCTTCCCCGCGCAGCGGGCCACGTGCGGCCCCGGGCCGGGCCACCTGGTGCCCGCGCGAATGACCGTGCGCGGCCCGGACGGCGCCCCCTCCTACTCCATCTACGGCCGCCCGCGCCACGCGGCGCCCTTCCTCACTCCAGGACCGG GCAGGTACTACCCGGAGCGGGCCGGGAGCGCCACGTACCCCAGCGCGCCCCGGCACAGCATCGCGCCCCGGAACTGGGGAGTCCCCGCGGAGCAGCGGACCCCAG GCCCCGGGACCTACACGGTGCCCTCGCTCTTGGGCCCGCGCGTCGTCGGCAAAGTCTCGGCCCCGACCTTCTCCATGTGCGGCCGCAGCGCCGTCGGCAGCTTCTGCGAGGACCTCAGCAAG ACCCCGGGTCCCTGCGCCTACCACGTGGTGAGCCCCGCGGTCTACAAGCCCCGGGCCCCCCAGTTCACCGTGCTGGCGCGCACGTCGCTCCCCGAAGACGACGATCGGAGGCCGGGGCCCGCGACCTACAACGTGGACCAGGTGGCCCGGAGTCTCGGGTCAAGG CCCCGGAAGCCTCGAGGCTGGAGCTTCGGGATCCGGCACTCGGACTACGTGGCGCGGCTCGTCACCGACGTGGATGACTGA
- the CIMAP1B gene encoding ciliary microtubule associated protein 1B isoform X2, translated as MGSDAWVGPWRPHRPRGPIAALCRGPGPRYQLPPSTGYVRHDPSRPRAPAYTFGARFPAQRATCGPGPGHLVPARMTVRGPDGAPSYSIYGRPRHAAPFLTPGPGRYYPERAGSATYPSAPRHSIAPRNWGVPAEQRTPGPGTYTVPSLLGPRVVGKVSAPTFSMCGRSAVGSFCEDLSKTPGPCAYHVVSPAVYKPRAPQFTVLARTSLPEDDDRRPGPATYNVDQPRKPRGWSFGIRHSDYVARLVTDVDD; from the exons ATGGGCTCGGACGCCTGGGTCGGCCCCTGGCGGCCGCACCGGCCCCGCGGCCCCATCGCCGCGCTCTGCAGAGGCCCGGGGCCCAGATACCAGCTGCCGCCGAGCACCG GCTACGTCCGGCACGACCCGTCGCGGCCACGCGCCCCCGCCTACACCTTCGGCGCGCGCTTCCCCGCGCAGCGGGCCACGTGCGGCCCCGGGCCGGGCCACCTGGTGCCCGCGCGAATGACCGTGCGCGGCCCGGACGGCGCCCCCTCCTACTCCATCTACGGCCGCCCGCGCCACGCGGCGCCCTTCCTCACTCCAGGACCGG GCAGGTACTACCCGGAGCGGGCCGGGAGCGCCACGTACCCCAGCGCGCCCCGGCACAGCATCGCGCCCCGGAACTGGGGAGTCCCCGCGGAGCAGCGGACCCCAG GCCCCGGGACCTACACGGTGCCCTCGCTCTTGGGCCCGCGCGTCGTCGGCAAAGTCTCGGCCCCGACCTTCTCCATGTGCGGCCGCAGCGCCGTCGGCAGCTTCTGCGAGGACCTCAGCAAG ACCCCGGGTCCCTGCGCCTACCACGTGGTGAGCCCCGCGGTCTACAAGCCCCGGGCCCCCCAGTTCACCGTGCTGGCGCGCACGTCGCTCCCCGAAGACGACGATCGGAGGCCGGGGCCCGCGACCTACAACGTGGACCAG CCCCGGAAGCCTCGAGGCTGGAGCTTCGGGATCCGGCACTCGGACTACGTGGCGCGGCTCGTCACCGACGTGGATGACTGA
- the CIMAP1B gene encoding ciliary microtubule associated protein 1B isoform X4, with protein MGSDAWVGPWRPHRPRGPIAALCRGPGPRYQLPPSTGRYYPERAGSATYPSAPRHSIAPRNWGVPAEQRTPGPGTYTVPSLLGPRVVGKVSAPTFSMCGRSAVGSFCEDLSKTPGPCAYHVVSPAVYKPRAPQFTVLARTSLPEDDDRRPGPATYNVDQPRKPRGWSFGIRHSDYVARLVTDVDD; from the exons ATGGGCTCGGACGCCTGGGTCGGCCCCTGGCGGCCGCACCGGCCCCGCGGCCCCATCGCCGCGCTCTGCAGAGGCCCGGGGCCCAGATACCAGCTGCCGCCGAGCACCG GCAGGTACTACCCGGAGCGGGCCGGGAGCGCCACGTACCCCAGCGCGCCCCGGCACAGCATCGCGCCCCGGAACTGGGGAGTCCCCGCGGAGCAGCGGACCCCAG GCCCCGGGACCTACACGGTGCCCTCGCTCTTGGGCCCGCGCGTCGTCGGCAAAGTCTCGGCCCCGACCTTCTCCATGTGCGGCCGCAGCGCCGTCGGCAGCTTCTGCGAGGACCTCAGCAAG ACCCCGGGTCCCTGCGCCTACCACGTGGTGAGCCCCGCGGTCTACAAGCCCCGGGCCCCCCAGTTCACCGTGCTGGCGCGCACGTCGCTCCCCGAAGACGACGATCGGAGGCCGGGGCCCGCGACCTACAACGTGGACCAG CCCCGGAAGCCTCGAGGCTGGAGCTTCGGGATCCGGCACTCGGACTACGTGGCGCGGCTCGTCACCGACGTGGATGACTGA
- the CIMAP1B gene encoding ciliary microtubule associated protein 1B isoform X3: MGSDAWVGPWRPHRPRGPIAALCRGPGPRYQLPPSTAGHVRPRAGPPGARANDRARPGRRPLLLHLRPPAPRGALPHSRTGQVLPGAGRERHVPQRAPAQHRAPELGSPRGAADPRPRDLHGALALGPARRRQSLGPDLLHVRPQRRRQLLRGPQQDPGSLRLPRGEPRGLQAPGPPVHRAGAHVAPRRRRSEAGARDLQRGPAPEASRLELRDPALGLRGAARHRRG; the protein is encoded by the exons ATGGGCTCGGACGCCTGGGTCGGCCCCTGGCGGCCGCACCGGCCCCGCGGCCCCATCGCCGCGCTCTGCAGAGGCCCGGGGCCCAGATACCAGCTGCCGCCGAGCACCG CGGGCCACGTGCGGCCCCGGGCCGGGCCACCTGGTGCCCGCGCGAATGACCGTGCGCGGCCCGGACGGCGCCCCCTCCTACTCCATCTACGGCCGCCCGCGCCACGCGGCGCCCTTCCTCACTCCAGGACCGG GCAGGTACTACCCGGAGCGGGCCGGGAGCGCCACGTACCCCAGCGCGCCCCGGCACAGCATCGCGCCCCGGAACTGGGGAGTCCCCGCGGAGCAGCGGACCCCAG GCCCCGGGACCTACACGGTGCCCTCGCTCTTGGGCCCGCGCGTCGTCGGCAAAGTCTCGGCCCCGACCTTCTCCATGTGCGGCCGCAGCGCCGTCGGCAGCTTCTGCGAGGACCTCAGCAAG ACCCCGGGTCCCTGCGCCTACCACGTGGTGAGCCCCGCGGTCTACAAGCCCCGGGCCCCCCAGTTCACCGTGCTGGCGCGCACGTCGCTCCCCGAAGACGACGATCGGAGGCCGGGGCCCGCGACCTACAACGTGGACCAG CCCCGGAAGCCTCGAGGCTGGAGCTTCGGGATCCGGCACTCGGACTACGTGGCGCGGCTCGTCACCGACGTGGATGA
- the TYMP gene encoding thymidine phosphorylase isoform X2: MAAPGTPAPPAPVAPGGISGGGSRGPPDPLPEPKQLPELIRLKRDGGRLSEGDIRDFVRAVMDGTAQGAQIGAMLMAIRLQGMDLEETSALTQALAKSGQQLEWPEAWHPQLVDKHSTGGVGDKVSLVLAPALAACGCKVPMISGRGLGHTGGTLDKLESIPGFSVIQSPEQMQVLLEQVGCCIVGQSEKLVPADGILYAARDVTATVDSLPLVTASILSKKVVEGLSALVVDVKFGGAAVFPNQEQARELARALVGVGAGLGLRVAAALTAMDNPLGRNVGHTLEVEEALLCMDGAGPPDLRDLVTRLGGALLWLSGQTQAPAEGAARVAAALDDGSARGRFQQMLAAQGVEPGLARALCSGSPAQRRQLLPSAREQEELCAPADGTVELVRALPLALVLHELGAGRRRAGEPLRMGVGAELLVAVGQKLRRGTPWLRVHLDRPALSDPQRRALQGALVLSDRAPFAAPSPFAELVLPPSC, from the exons ATGGCGGCCCCAGGAACCCCGGCGCCACCCGCCCCAGTCGCGCCTGGGGGGATCTCTGGGGGAGGGAGCCGGGGACCTCCTGACCCCCTGCCAGAGCCCAAGCAGCTCCCAGAGCTGATCCGCCTGAAGCGAGACGGAGGCCGCCTGAGCGAGGGGGACATCAGGGATTTCGTGCGCGCTGTGATGGACGGGACCGCGCAGGGCGCTCAGATCG GGGCCATGCTCATGGCCATCAGACTGCAGGGCATGGATCTGGAGGAGACCTCAGCACTGACCCAGGCCCTGGCCAAGTCCGGGCAGCAGCTGGAGTGGCCAGAGGCCTGGCATCCACAGCTCGTGGACAAACATTCCACAGGTGGTGTGGGTGACAAGGTTAGCCTGGTCCTGGCCCCCGCCCTGGCTGCCTGTGGCTGCAAG GTGCCAATGATCAGCGGACGTGGCCTGGGGCACACAGGGGGCACCTTGGATAAGCTGGAGTCTATTCCTGGATTCAGTGTCATCCAAAGCCCAGAACAG ATGCAAGTGCTGCTGGAGCAAGTGGGCTGCTGTATTGTGGGTCAGAGTGAGAAGCTGGTTCCTGCAGATGGAATTCTGTATGCAGCAAGAGACGTGACAGCCACCGTGGACAGCCTGCCTCTCGTCACAG CCTCCATCCTCAGTAAGAAGGTGGTGGAGGGACTGTCAGCTCTGGTGGTGGACGTTAAGTTTGGAGGAGCCGCAGTCTTCCCCAACCAGGAGCAGGCCCGGGAGCTGGCCAGGGCGCTG GTGGGCGTGGGGGCAGGCCTGGGGCTTCGGGTCGCGGCGGCCCTGACCGCCATGGACAACCCCCTGGGCCGCAATGTGGGCCACACCCTGGAAGTGGAGGAGGCGCTGCTCTGCATGGACGGCGCCGGGCCCCCAGACCTGCGCGATCTGGTCACTAGACTCG GGGGCGCCCTGCTCTGGCTCAGCGGACAGACGCAGGCCCCGGCCGAGGGCGCGGCCCGGGTGGCCGCGGCGCTGGACGACGGCTCGGCCCGGGGCCGGTTCCAGCAGATGCTCGCGGCGCAGGGTGTGGAGCCGGGCCTGGCGCGAGCCTTATGCTCCGGGAGCCCCGCGCAGCGCCGGCAGCTGCTGCCCAGCGCCCGGGAGCAGGAGGAGCTGTGCGCGCCCGCGGATG GCACCGTGGAGCTCGTCCGGGCGCTGCCGCTGGCGCTCGTGCTGCATGAGCTCGGCGCTGGACGCCGCCGCGCGGGAGAGCCGCTCCGGATGGGGGTGGGCGCCGAGCTGCTGGTCGCCGTGGGCCAGAAGCTGCGCCGCG GGACGCCCTGGCTCCGCGTGCACCTGGACCGCCCCGCGCTCAGCGACCCGCAGCGCCGCGCCCTGCAGGGGGCGCTCGTGCTCTCGGACCGCGCGCCCTTCGCCGCCCCCTCGCCCTTCGCCGAGCTCGTCCTGCCGCCGTCCTGCTGA
- the TYMP gene encoding thymidine phosphorylase isoform X1 — translation MAAPGTPAPPAPVAPGGISGGGSRGPPDPLPEPKQLPELIRLKRDGGRLSEGDIRDFVRAVMDGTAQGAQIGAMLMAIRLQGMDLEETSALTQALAKSGQQLEWPEAWHPQLVDKHSTGGVGDKVSLVLAPALAACGCKVPMISGRGLGHTGGTLDKLESIPGFSVIQSPEQMQVLLEQVGCCIVGQSEKLVPADGILYAARDVTATVDSLPLVTAHRCRRPHHRRLSQCPRVSIPQVPWRAVVSSPLCLLPASILSKKVVEGLSALVVDVKFGGAAVFPNQEQARELARALVGVGAGLGLRVAAALTAMDNPLGRNVGHTLEVEEALLCMDGAGPPDLRDLVTRLGGALLWLSGQTQAPAEGAARVAAALDDGSARGRFQQMLAAQGVEPGLARALCSGSPAQRRQLLPSAREQEELCAPADGTVELVRALPLALVLHELGAGRRRAGEPLRMGVGAELLVAVGQKLRRGTPWLRVHLDRPALSDPQRRALQGALVLSDRAPFAAPSPFAELVLPPSC, via the exons ATGGCGGCCCCAGGAACCCCGGCGCCACCCGCCCCAGTCGCGCCTGGGGGGATCTCTGGGGGAGGGAGCCGGGGACCTCCTGACCCCCTGCCAGAGCCCAAGCAGCTCCCAGAGCTGATCCGCCTGAAGCGAGACGGAGGCCGCCTGAGCGAGGGGGACATCAGGGATTTCGTGCGCGCTGTGATGGACGGGACCGCGCAGGGCGCTCAGATCG GGGCCATGCTCATGGCCATCAGACTGCAGGGCATGGATCTGGAGGAGACCTCAGCACTGACCCAGGCCCTGGCCAAGTCCGGGCAGCAGCTGGAGTGGCCAGAGGCCTGGCATCCACAGCTCGTGGACAAACATTCCACAGGTGGTGTGGGTGACAAGGTTAGCCTGGTCCTGGCCCCCGCCCTGGCTGCCTGTGGCTGCAAG GTGCCAATGATCAGCGGACGTGGCCTGGGGCACACAGGGGGCACCTTGGATAAGCTGGAGTCTATTCCTGGATTCAGTGTCATCCAAAGCCCAGAACAG ATGCAAGTGCTGCTGGAGCAAGTGGGCTGCTGTATTGTGGGTCAGAGTGAGAAGCTGGTTCCTGCAGATGGAATTCTGTATGCAGCAAGAGACGTGACAGCCACCGTGGACAGCCTGCCTCTCGTCACAG CCCACAGGTGCCGCCGCCCCCATCACAGGAGACTTTCACAATGCCCCAGAGTCAGCATCCCCCAAGTCCCCTGGAGAGCCGTTGTCTCCAGCCCCTTGTGCCTCCTCCCAGCCTCCATCCTCAGTAAGAAGGTGGTGGAGGGACTGTCAGCTCTGGTGGTGGACGTTAAGTTTGGAGGAGCCGCAGTCTTCCCCAACCAGGAGCAGGCCCGGGAGCTGGCCAGGGCGCTG GTGGGCGTGGGGGCAGGCCTGGGGCTTCGGGTCGCGGCGGCCCTGACCGCCATGGACAACCCCCTGGGCCGCAATGTGGGCCACACCCTGGAAGTGGAGGAGGCGCTGCTCTGCATGGACGGCGCCGGGCCCCCAGACCTGCGCGATCTGGTCACTAGACTCG GGGGCGCCCTGCTCTGGCTCAGCGGACAGACGCAGGCCCCGGCCGAGGGCGCGGCCCGGGTGGCCGCGGCGCTGGACGACGGCTCGGCCCGGGGCCGGTTCCAGCAGATGCTCGCGGCGCAGGGTGTGGAGCCGGGCCTGGCGCGAGCCTTATGCTCCGGGAGCCCCGCGCAGCGCCGGCAGCTGCTGCCCAGCGCCCGGGAGCAGGAGGAGCTGTGCGCGCCCGCGGATG GCACCGTGGAGCTCGTCCGGGCGCTGCCGCTGGCGCTCGTGCTGCATGAGCTCGGCGCTGGACGCCGCCGCGCGGGAGAGCCGCTCCGGATGGGGGTGGGCGCCGAGCTGCTGGTCGCCGTGGGCCAGAAGCTGCGCCGCG GGACGCCCTGGCTCCGCGTGCACCTGGACCGCCCCGCGCTCAGCGACCCGCAGCGCCGCGCCCTGCAGGGGGCGCTCGTGCTCTCGGACCGCGCGCCCTTCGCCGCCCCCTCGCCCTTCGCCGAGCTCGTCCTGCCGCCGTCCTGCTGA
- the LOC134360364 gene encoding protein SCO2 homolog, mitochondrial: protein MLLLGRGPKAWPGLRQFKSLILPRTVGGQALHVRYQLLSKQGPTETGGQGQPQGPGLRTRLLITALFGAGLGGAWLAARAEKEQRRQQQRTEALRQVAVGQGDFSLLDQHGQARCKADFRGQWVLLYFGFTHCPDICPDELEKLVQAVRQLEAEPALPPVQPIFITVDPERDDVAAMARYVQDFHPRLLGLTGSPEQIAQVSRSYRVYYSAGPKDEDQDYIVDHSIAIYLLNPDGLFTDYYGRSRSAEQIVNSVRQHMATFCSILS from the coding sequence ATGCTGCTGCTGGGTCGAGGTCCCAAGGCCTGGCCTGGGCTCCGTCAGTTCAAGTCGCTCATCCTCCCTAGGACCGTGGGAGGTCAGGCCCTGCATGTGAGGTACCAGCTCTTGTCAAAGCAGGGCCCCACAGAAACAGGTGGGCAGGGCCAGCCCCAGGGCCCTGGGCTGCGAACTAGACTGCTGATCACTGCCCTATTTGGTGCCGGGCTGGGTGGGGCCTGGCTGGCAGCACGGGCTGAGAAGGAGCAGCGGCGGCAGCAACAACGGACAGAGGCACTCCGCCAGGTGGCTGTGGGTCAGGGGGACTTCAGCCTGCTGGACCAGCACGGCCAGGCTCGCTGCAAGGCTGACTTCCGAGGCCAGTGGGTGCTGCTGTACTTTGGCTTCACTCACTGCCCAGACATCTGCCCAGACGAGCTGGAGAAGCTGGTGCAGGCAGTGCGGCAGCTGGAGGCTgagccagccctgcccccagTGCAGCCCATCTTTATCACTGTGGACCCCGAACGGGACGATGTTGCAGCCATGGCCCGATACGTACAGGACTTCCACCCAAGGCTGCTGGGTCTGACTGGCTCCCCAGAGCAGATCGCACAGGTTAGCCGCAGCTACCGTGTGTACTACAGCGCTGGCCCGAAGGATGAGGACCAGGACTACATCGTGGACCACTCCATCGCCATCTACCTGCTCAACCCCGATGGCCTCTTCACCGACTACTATGGCCGGAGCAGGTCAGCTGAGCAGATTGTGAACAGTGTGCGGCAGCACATGGCCACCTTCTGCAGCATCCTGTCCTGA